From Jeotgalibaca dankookensis, one genomic window encodes:
- a CDS encoding M3 family oligoendopeptidase → MKYKLTWDLESIFPGGSQSQALQNKLALTKEWISDYQSLNQNWDPQLDKPNYKTLVRILALDEKITNALSQAGSFINAVQSTDVTDTHANAVIFQVGKLRGDYNVVQTSIIKKFAAITDEDFSSLLTQAPFQDIAFALTEMRENGSRLLSEKEETIISKLSQDGFEAWSNHYDTLVSLIKIPIEGKDEKIQELSAGQAMNRMYSDPDPSVRKKIFEEWEKAWGELAPAFADTLNHLQGFRLENYHLHGEEDFMVEPLRYNRIKKETLDAMWLAISKNKQPFLDFLNRKATLMGKKQLAWYDVDAPISIGDFNAKTFTYDEAVDFIVANFAKFGPKMATFAQEIAEKEWIEAEDRSGKRPGGYCTGLPETEESRIFMTFTGSASDMSTLAHEIGHAFHSHTMWDLPRMNTNYAMNVAETASTFAETLVASATVEAAKTDEEKISLLNTNLENATAMFMNIHSRYLFEKSFYSERQKGLVSADRLSELMVSAQKEAYQEQLSVYHPHFWASKLHFFISDISFYNFPYTFGFLFSLSIFAEYKKNPNGFEEKYIALLRDTAVMKTEELVMKHLGKDITQEEFWNQGIAIMAEDAELFLELTNQFISE, encoded by the coding sequence ATGAAATATAAATTAACATGGGATTTAGAGAGTATCTTTCCTGGCGGTAGTCAATCACAAGCTCTACAGAATAAGCTCGCGTTAACGAAAGAATGGATTAGCGATTATCAATCACTTAATCAAAATTGGGACCCCCAATTGGATAAGCCAAACTATAAAACATTAGTCCGTATTTTAGCACTTGATGAAAAAATTACAAATGCTCTTTCTCAAGCCGGTAGTTTTATTAATGCGGTTCAATCTACGGATGTGACCGATACACATGCTAATGCCGTCATTTTTCAAGTAGGTAAATTGCGTGGCGACTACAATGTTGTCCAAACATCCATCATTAAAAAATTCGCTGCTATAACAGATGAAGACTTTTCATCTCTTTTGACACAGGCACCTTTTCAAGATATTGCATTTGCCTTAACTGAAATGCGCGAAAACGGCAGTCGCTTATTAAGTGAAAAAGAAGAAACAATTATCTCTAAATTAAGTCAAGATGGCTTTGAAGCTTGGAGTAACCATTATGACACGCTCGTTTCCTTGATAAAAATTCCTATTGAAGGTAAAGATGAAAAAATCCAAGAATTATCGGCAGGGCAAGCCATGAACCGGATGTATTCGGATCCAGATCCTTCTGTAAGAAAGAAAATTTTCGAAGAATGGGAAAAGGCTTGGGGAGAATTAGCACCGGCTTTCGCGGATACACTCAATCACCTCCAAGGTTTTCGTTTAGAAAATTATCACCTGCATGGTGAAGAAGACTTCATGGTGGAACCTCTCCGTTATAACCGCATCAAAAAAGAAACACTAGACGCGATGTGGCTGGCAATTAGTAAAAATAAACAACCTTTCTTAGATTTTCTAAACCGTAAGGCTACTTTGATGGGTAAGAAACAGTTGGCTTGGTATGATGTCGATGCCCCTATTTCTATTGGGGATTTTAATGCTAAAACTTTCACTTATGATGAAGCTGTTGACTTTATCGTAGCCAATTTTGCGAAGTTTGGACCCAAAATGGCTACATTTGCCCAAGAGATTGCTGAAAAAGAATGGATTGAAGCAGAAGATCGCTCCGGGAAACGCCCAGGCGGCTACTGTACTGGCCTTCCTGAGACGGAGGAATCACGTATTTTTATGACTTTTACTGGCTCTGCAAGCGACATGAGCACTTTAGCCCATGAAATAGGTCATGCTTTTCATAGTCACACCATGTGGGATTTACCACGTATGAATACAAATTATGCAATGAATGTAGCAGAAACAGCTTCTACCTTTGCTGAGACTCTCGTAGCTAGTGCTACTGTTGAGGCGGCTAAAACAGATGAAGAAAAAATTTCTTTATTAAATACAAACTTAGAAAATGCAACAGCTATGTTTATGAACATTCACTCGCGTTATCTATTTGAGAAATCTTTTTATTCTGAGCGACAAAAAGGACTCGTTTCGGCAGACCGTCTATCAGAATTGATGGTTTCTGCTCAAAAGGAAGCTTACCAAGAACAGTTAAGTGTTTACCATCCACATTTTTGGGCTTCAAAACTTCATTTCTTTATTTCTGATATTTCCTTTTATAACTTCCCCTACACTTTCGGCTTTTTATTTAGCCTCAGTATTTTTGCGGAATATAAAAAGAACCCTAATGGTTTCGAAGAAAAATACATTGCTTTACTCCGTGACACTGCGGTTATGAAAACTGAAGAATTAGTAATGAAACACTTAGGAAAAGATATTACTCAAGAAGAATTTTGGAATCAAGGGATTGCTATCATGGCCGAAGATGCAGAGTTGTTCCTTGAATTAACAAACCAATTTATTTCAGAATAA
- a CDS encoding rhodanese-related sulfurtransferase: protein MTGDYRVLLFYKYVTIENAEKFTQEHLNFCKNLGIKGRILVSEEGINGTLSGTVAQTDAYIAHMNEDARFNDILWKIDVAEEHAFKKMFVRYRPEIVTLQLEEDLNPNETTGNYLSPQEFKEAILDEDTVVIDARNDYEYDLGHFRGAVRPEIRNFRELPQWIRENKEKFMDKRVVTYCTGGIRCEKFSGWLVKEGFEDVGQLHGGIATYGKDPEVQGELWDGKMYVFDERIAVDINRKEHVVVGKDWFDGQPCERYVNCANPDCNRQILCSEENEYKYLRGCSHNCRIADRNRYVKEHDLSTQEVVSRLAAIGETLETDQSMS, encoded by the coding sequence ATGACAGGAGATTACCGTGTCTTACTATTTTATAAATATGTAACCATTGAAAACGCTGAAAAATTTACGCAAGAACACTTAAATTTTTGTAAAAACTTAGGAATTAAAGGGCGGATTTTAGTTTCTGAAGAAGGTATAAACGGAACACTTTCTGGAACTGTTGCACAAACAGATGCTTATATTGCCCACATGAATGAAGACGCTCGATTTAACGATATTTTATGGAAAATTGATGTTGCAGAGGAACACGCATTTAAAAAAATGTTTGTTCGCTATCGCCCAGAGATTGTAACGTTACAACTTGAAGAAGATTTAAACCCAAATGAAACTACAGGGAATTACCTTTCTCCACAAGAGTTTAAAGAAGCCATACTAGATGAAGATACTGTAGTAATTGATGCGCGAAACGATTATGAGTATGATTTAGGACATTTTCGAGGAGCGGTTCGCCCTGAAATTCGTAACTTTCGTGAACTACCTCAATGGATACGTGAAAATAAAGAAAAATTTATGGATAAACGTGTCGTAACATATTGTACAGGTGGTATTCGCTGTGAGAAATTCTCAGGTTGGCTTGTTAAAGAAGGTTTCGAAGATGTCGGCCAGCTTCATGGCGGTATTGCAACTTATGGAAAAGATCCAGAAGTTCAAGGTGAACTGTGGGATGGAAAAATGTATGTCTTTGATGAAAGAATTGCCGTTGATATTAACCGTAAGGAACATGTCGTAGTTGGTAAAGACTGGTTTGATGGTCAGCCTTGCGAACGCTATGTAAACTGCGCAAATCCTGATTGTAACCGCCAAATTCTATGTTCCGAAGAAAATGAGTACAAATACTTACGTGGTTGCTCTCATAATTGTCGCATTGCAGATCGAAACCGTTATGTAAAAGAGCATGATCTTTCAACTCAAGAAGTTGTCAGCCGTTTAGCTGCAATTGGTGAAACACTAGAAACTGATCAGTCCATGTCTTAA
- a CDS encoding transglycosylase domain-containing protein, translating to MNNSNGNQFNKFLEAVSSFFKKGYAYIRLFLKKAYTSIVTFFKRSYASILFFFKNLKNPTQSEKEKRIDIKKIASKGIFGFNVAYGVIKTVFISLAYVLGLLGFLGAGLGLGFFVSLIDKDAPPSREVMAEAINSVELVSSFHYYGGENISEVRTDLHRTVIDYDQISPHIIDGITATEDEYFYEHDGIVPKAVLRALITQVTGAGETTGGSTLTQQLIKQQVLTDDVTFSRKANEILLAMRLENFFEKEDIITAYLNVSPFGRNSTGVNIAGIEEAALGIFNVHANEVNIPQAAFLVGLPQNPYIYTPYSNVGEIYEDNSEGLERMKTVLSRMFEEQKITQEEYDDALAYDIQADFKTGKDPELDNHNFLYQQVEKQAIETLMAVEAEKNGLTFEEIDADVELYNDYYFRNESYLTTGGLKVYSSVDKDIYEAMQEAVAGYGPYIGETYIDTYQDEETGETKEIVELAQTGSVLLENATGRILGFIGGVDFSTDQNDHAFDSPRSPASTIKPLAVYAPAIEMNLISPASMLPDTPMGEEAYDPSTGETWQVSNIGGVISNQLVTARKALYDSMNNPTGKLYIHMLNNDMEPYKYMDMMDYKYIDDNKQYPAFSLGTTNVTVAEQTTAFATFANHGDYIPSYLIEKIEDNEGTIIYQHEVEKREVFSDQTAYLTLDILRDVINLGFSNRINNFLNFDADLAAKTGTSDENTDYWFIGSTPTVTLSSWIGYNNQIEKHRFYDPNFTGWPSSDNMQYWSAIANNIYATSPETLGVDQVHERPGGIIEESVVARTGTLPGNVTLPDSSTTVKIDGEKRTDLFKETNPPKEMTYDFAPAATYTDLRIAFWDAEENRIREAEAAARRKAEEEAQRKANEAKDNRETTTPAKEDKKPEKEDKEKKEDEKKEDKEKKEDKEKEDE from the coding sequence ATGAATAATTCGAACGGAAACCAATTTAATAAGTTTTTAGAAGCTGTTTCTTCATTCTTTAAAAAGGGATATGCTTATATACGTTTGTTTCTGAAAAAAGCTTATACGAGTATCGTCACATTTTTCAAACGTAGTTATGCTTCTATTCTATTTTTCTTTAAAAACTTAAAAAATCCAACGCAATCAGAAAAAGAAAAAAGAATAGATATAAAAAAGATTGCTTCTAAAGGGATTTTTGGTTTTAATGTCGCTTATGGAGTGATTAAAACGGTCTTTATCTCCTTAGCCTACGTTCTGGGACTTCTTGGTTTTTTAGGAGCAGGACTGGGTCTTGGTTTTTTCGTATCATTAATTGATAAGGATGCTCCCCCATCGCGAGAAGTAATGGCAGAAGCAATTAATAGTGTCGAACTCGTTTCAAGTTTCCATTATTATGGTGGTGAAAACATATCTGAAGTTAGAACGGATTTACACCGTACGGTGATTGACTATGATCAAATTTCGCCACATATTATTGATGGTATAACAGCAACGGAAGATGAATATTTCTATGAGCACGATGGGATTGTTCCGAAAGCCGTTTTAAGAGCCTTAATTACACAAGTTACAGGCGCTGGTGAAACAACGGGCGGTTCAACATTGACACAACAACTAATCAAACAGCAGGTACTTACGGACGATGTCACCTTCTCTCGTAAAGCAAATGAAATTTTACTAGCTATGCGTTTGGAAAATTTCTTTGAAAAAGAAGATATTATTACTGCTTATTTAAATGTTTCACCTTTTGGTCGAAATAGTACGGGTGTCAATATTGCTGGTATCGAAGAAGCTGCACTAGGCATATTTAATGTCCATGCTAATGAAGTTAATATCCCGCAAGCCGCCTTTTTAGTTGGACTTCCACAAAACCCATATATTTATACACCTTACTCGAATGTGGGAGAAATTTATGAAGATAACTCAGAAGGTCTCGAACGTATGAAAACCGTTCTATCACGCATGTTTGAAGAACAAAAAATTACCCAAGAGGAATACGACGATGCACTTGCCTATGACATCCAAGCCGACTTCAAAACTGGAAAGGATCCAGAATTAGATAATCACAATTTCTTATATCAGCAAGTTGAAAAACAAGCGATTGAAACTTTAATGGCTGTTGAAGCCGAAAAGAACGGCCTTACCTTTGAAGAAATAGATGCCGATGTCGAATTGTATAATGATTATTATTTCAGAAACGAAAGTTATTTAACGACAGGCGGATTAAAAGTTTATTCAAGTGTTGATAAAGATATTTATGAAGCCATGCAAGAAGCTGTTGCTGGCTATGGGCCTTATATTGGGGAAACCTATATAGATACCTATCAAGACGAGGAAACAGGAGAAACAAAAGAAATTGTGGAACTCGCTCAAACTGGTAGTGTCTTACTTGAGAACGCGACTGGACGTATTTTAGGCTTTATTGGTGGTGTTGATTTCTCGACGGACCAAAATGACCATGCCTTTGATTCTCCACGATCACCTGCTTCTACTATTAAACCCTTAGCAGTTTACGCACCCGCTATTGAAATGAATCTTATTTCTCCAGCTAGCATGTTGCCAGATACTCCAATGGGTGAAGAGGCTTACGATCCTTCAACTGGAGAAACATGGCAAGTTTCTAACATTGGTGGCGTCATCTCTAACCAACTTGTTACTGCCCGAAAAGCACTCTACGACTCGATGAACAACCCTACTGGGAAACTCTATATCCATATGTTAAATAACGATATGGAACCTTATAAGTACATGGATATGATGGATTATAAATACATCGACGACAACAAGCAGTATCCAGCCTTTTCATTAGGGACGACAAATGTGACGGTAGCTGAACAGACGACTGCATTCGCAACGTTTGCTAATCATGGTGACTATATCCCTTCTTATTTGATTGAAAAAATAGAAGATAATGAAGGTACGATTATTTACCAACATGAAGTAGAAAAAAGAGAAGTCTTTTCTGATCAAACTGCTTATCTTACTCTAGACATCCTACGAGATGTTATTAATTTAGGCTTTTCAAACCGGATTAATAATTTCTTGAACTTTGATGCTGATCTTGCAGCTAAAACAGGTACTTCAGATGAAAATACAGATTATTGGTTCATTGGAAGTACTCCTACTGTTACTTTAAGCTCATGGATTGGCTATAATAACCAGATAGAAAAGCACCGGTTTTATGATCCAAATTTCACGGGTTGGCCTTCTTCAGATAATATGCAGTATTGGTCAGCGATAGCTAATAATATTTATGCAACTAGTCCAGAAACACTTGGAGTAGATCAAGTGCATGAGCGACCAGGTGGAATTATCGAAGAATCAGTTGTTGCGAGAACGGGTACCCTACCTGGCAATGTGACTTTGCCGGATAGCTCGACAACTGTTAAAATTGATGGTGAAAAACGAACTGACTTGTTTAAAGAAACAAATCCACCAAAAGAAATGACTTATGATTTTGCACCTGCGGCAACTTATACAGACTTACGGATTGCATTCTGGGATGCGGAAGAAAACCGTATAAGAGAAGCAGAAGCGGCAGCTAGACGAAAAGCTGAAGAAGAAGCACAAAGAAAAGCAAATGAAGCAAAAGATAATAGAGAAACAACAACCCCTGCTAAAGAAGATAAAAAGCCTGAAAAAGAAGATAAAGAGAAAAAAGAAGATGAAAAAAAGGAAGATAAAGAAAAAAAGGAAGATAAGGAAAAAGAAGATGAATAG
- the ccpA gene encoding catabolite control protein A, producing the protein MDKQTITIYDVAREASVSMATVSRVVNGNPNVKPSTRKKVLEVIDRLDYRPNAVARGLASKKTTTVGVIIPDVTNVFFASLARGIDDIATMYKYNIILANSDQNENKEIQVLNTLLAKQVDGIIYMGNKITDELRAEFSRSKTPVVLAGTVDPDQQVGSVNIDYIAAAENVISKLIEGGRKNIAFVTPPLANPINGQYRLKGYKNALLSSGIAFNEEFVFESKAKVNPGENMATHLIEKGIDAAYVTDDELAIGLLNGVINAGVRVPEDFEIITSNNSKIVEMARPKLSSIMLPLYDIGAVAMRLLTKIMNKEEIDEKTITLPYKVAYRGTTVKQED; encoded by the coding sequence GTGGATAAACAAACAATCACAATTTATGATGTCGCTCGTGAAGCGAGTGTATCAATGGCAACTGTATCTCGTGTTGTCAACGGCAACCCCAATGTTAAACCGTCAACGCGTAAGAAAGTCTTAGAGGTGATTGATCGCTTAGATTATCGTCCTAATGCGGTCGCACGTGGATTAGCAAGTAAAAAAACGACAACTGTAGGAGTTATTATTCCTGATGTAACCAACGTCTTCTTTGCTTCCTTAGCAAGAGGAATTGATGACATTGCTACAATGTATAAGTATAACATTATCCTTGCCAACTCTGACCAAAATGAAAATAAAGAAATACAAGTTTTAAATACTTTGTTAGCGAAACAAGTAGATGGTATAATTTATATGGGAAATAAAATCACAGACGAATTACGAGCAGAGTTTTCCCGTTCAAAAACGCCTGTTGTTTTGGCCGGAACAGTCGATCCCGATCAACAAGTAGGTAGTGTTAACATTGACTATATTGCTGCGGCGGAAAATGTTATTAGTAAACTAATTGAAGGTGGAAGAAAAAACATTGCATTTGTGACACCACCATTGGCAAATCCTATTAATGGGCAATACCGACTAAAAGGATACAAAAATGCGTTACTATCTTCTGGCATTGCCTTTAACGAAGAGTTTGTTTTTGAAAGTAAAGCGAAAGTAAACCCCGGTGAAAATATGGCAACTCATTTAATTGAAAAGGGAATTGATGCTGCCTATGTAACTGATGATGAATTGGCCATTGGTTTATTAAATGGTGTGATTAATGCTGGTGTGCGAGTGCCCGAAGATTTTGAAATTATTACAAGTAATAATTCAAAAATAGTTGAAATGGCTCGTCCTAAATTAAGCTCAATCATGTTGCCATTGTATGATATCGGTGCAGTAGCTATGCGCTTGTTGACAAAAATTATGAATAAAGAAGAAATTGATGAAAAAACCATTACATTACCATATAAAGTTGCTTATCGAGGCACAACGGTTAAGCAAGAAGATTAA
- a CDS encoding M24 family metallopeptidase, whose product MSEQMEQIIERMKSDGIDIAFFNDPQTVEYLVGFSSEPHERILALILFQDAPPILFTPALDQEDAKASVDGIDVYSYLDTENPWQSIKNLIVDKSLPTTNWAIEKEQLTVAKREALQSQFPNSQFEKDYSKLLHTIRMQKTSAELEKMKKAGFWADEAIKIGARALKVGITESEVVAEIEYQLKKRGVDQMSFSTMVLFGENAASPHGVPGPNKLKEDQFVLFDLGVIYEGYASDTTRTLFFGDQPTSEQKDVYQTVLNAHDTAMDQAKINMTASELDTIARRIINQKGYGPYFNHRLGHGIGQSVHEFPSIMEGNQLPLIDSMCFSIEPGIYIPGNIGVRIEDCGYLDDSGFHSFTFFPTTIDAYQNFIKESK is encoded by the coding sequence ATGTCAGAACAGATGGAACAGATTATCGAACGAATGAAAAGTGATGGTATTGATATTGCTTTTTTTAATGACCCACAAACTGTTGAATACTTAGTAGGTTTTTCTAGTGAGCCACATGAGCGTATTTTAGCCCTTATACTCTTTCAAGATGCACCTCCAATCTTATTCACCCCTGCCCTTGATCAAGAGGATGCTAAGGCTTCAGTAGATGGTATAGATGTGTATAGTTATCTCGATACAGAAAACCCTTGGCAATCTATTAAAAACTTAATAGTAGATAAAAGTCTTCCAACAACCAATTGGGCGATTGAAAAAGAACAGCTTACCGTTGCAAAACGAGAAGCATTACAAAGCCAATTCCCCAACAGTCAATTTGAAAAAGACTACTCGAAATTACTCCATACGATACGTATGCAAAAAACTTCTGCTGAACTCGAAAAAATGAAAAAAGCAGGTTTTTGGGCAGATGAAGCCATTAAAATTGGCGCGCGAGCCTTAAAAGTCGGAATAACAGAATCCGAAGTTGTCGCTGAAATAGAGTATCAATTAAAAAAACGCGGTGTGGATCAAATGAGTTTTTCTACAATGGTTCTCTTCGGGGAAAATGCTGCTAGTCCTCACGGTGTGCCAGGACCTAACAAATTGAAAGAGGACCAATTCGTCTTGTTTGATTTAGGTGTTATTTATGAAGGGTATGCAAGTGACACAACCCGGACACTGTTTTTTGGCGATCAACCAACAAGCGAGCAAAAAGATGTCTATCAAACCGTTCTAAATGCACACGATACAGCGATGGATCAAGCCAAAATTAATATGACAGCATCTGAACTCGATACAATCGCACGTCGTATTATCAACCAAAAAGGATATGGGCCTTACTTCAATCATCGCTTAGGACACGGTATTGGTCAAAGTGTTCATGAATTTCCTTCTATCATGGAAGGAAACCAACTGCCCTTAATTGATAGCATGTGTTTTTCTATTGAGCCAGGAATTTATATTCCCGGAAATATTGGTGTACGGATTGAAGATTGTGGTTACTTAGACGATAGCGGTTTCCATTCTTTCACGTTTTTTCCAACTACGATTGATGCCTATCAAAATTTTATAAAGGAATCAAAATGA
- a CDS encoding YtxH domain-containing protein: protein MSKKDGGFVMGAIIGGAAAAITALLFAPKSGKELREDISNEFDDIMDTVYDYKDIATEKGSEIVEVAKDATEDIKVNLKDTSEQLKSQYAQSKEKMSKDLESAKADVNEAVKDAKDSASDAKKVADDVAEETKKEVKKEANNHMNNNNSNKPNTDTNKK, encoded by the coding sequence ATGAGTAAAAAAGATGGCGGATTTGTAATGGGAGCAATTATCGGAGGAGCGGCTGCAGCAATTACAGCACTACTATTTGCACCTAAATCAGGTAAAGAGTTACGTGAAGACATTTCTAATGAATTCGATGATATCATGGATACTGTTTATGACTACAAAGATATCGCAACTGAAAAAGGTAGCGAAATAGTAGAAGTTGCAAAAGATGCAACAGAAGACATTAAGGTAAACCTTAAAGATACTTCAGAGCAACTAAAATCACAATATGCACAATCTAAAGAAAAAATGTCTAAAGATTTAGAGTCTGCAAAAGCAGACGTTAATGAAGCTGTTAAAGATGCAAAAGATAGCGCTTCTGATGCAAAAAAAGTGGCAGATGATGTTGCTGAAGAAACAAAAAAAGAAGTAAAAAAAGAAGCAAATAACCATATGAATAATAATAATTCAAACAAACCAAATACAGATACAAACAAAAAATAA
- a CDS encoding DUF948 domain-containing protein: MDMSWVEIAALIAAIAFAALVIFLIIAIRKATEILNDVSKIAEEANNSITVITKDVDHLAIEVEGLLNKANTLVDDVNGKISKTDPLFTAIGDIGVSVSEVNQSTRDLAHSITGKAVKKSKSSTIGKIGKTATALNRRRKEKKDLQNTDITIY; encoded by the coding sequence ATGGATATGAGTTGGGTTGAAATAGCAGCGCTAATTGCAGCAATCGCTTTCGCTGCACTCGTAATATTTTTGATTATCGCCATCCGAAAAGCAACAGAAATTCTTAATGATGTTTCTAAGATTGCTGAGGAAGCGAACAATAGTATTACTGTGATAACAAAAGACGTTGATCATCTAGCAATTGAAGTAGAAGGCTTATTGAATAAGGCGAATACTTTAGTAGATGATGTAAACGGAAAAATTAGTAAGACTGATCCATTATTTACAGCGATAGGAGATATTGGAGTATCTGTTTCAGAAGTCAATCAATCTACCCGCGATTTAGCACACTCGATTACGGGAAAAGCGGTCAAGAAAAGTAAAAGTTCAACTATTGGTAAAATAGGGAAAACAGCTACTGCTCTAAATCGTCGTAGAAAAGAGAAAAAAGATTTACAAAATACAGATATAACTATTTATTAA
- a CDS encoding mechanosensitive ion channel family protein, with the protein MKLLVVSTENPIGETVDSVVETSNLFIEWWRNINWSTIISFVMTRAIYLVLTVIAFSILKKVIKLLLKRTFEGKRKNMNISSSRRSTIYKMLDNAVSYTIAFFFVYTILSIIGIPVSTLLASAGIAGLAIGLGAQTFINDIVNGFFILLENQFDVGDSVTIEEFSGNVVSIGLRSTQIQGFDGVHHFLPNHTISVISNNSRNNMRARIELILNANTDFIKVREIIDEINDLMVPNFPEIVSGPTYFGPNNIGNGLVTLSINFYTLNGQQFNVHDHFLTRYLLELRKAGIELPKPTVVHNNSK; encoded by the coding sequence ATGAAGCTACTTGTTGTTTCAACAGAAAACCCCATTGGCGAAACCGTTGATTCGGTTGTAGAAACTTCCAATCTCTTTATAGAATGGTGGCGCAATATTAACTGGTCAACTATCATTTCTTTCGTCATGACCCGTGCTATTTACCTCGTATTAACTGTTATAGCCTTTTCTATTTTAAAGAAAGTTATTAAACTCTTATTAAAACGTACCTTTGAAGGAAAACGAAAGAATATGAATATTTCAAGTAGCCGCAGAAGTACCATATATAAAATGCTTGATAATGCTGTATCTTATACCATCGCCTTTTTCTTCGTCTATACGATTCTCTCTATAATAGGTATTCCTGTTTCAACACTTCTAGCCAGTGCTGGAATTGCAGGGTTGGCCATAGGTTTAGGTGCACAAACTTTTATTAATGATATCGTAAATGGATTCTTTATTCTCTTAGAAAATCAGTTTGATGTGGGTGACTCTGTCACAATTGAAGAGTTTTCTGGTAACGTGGTTTCAATCGGTTTACGTTCTACACAAATTCAAGGCTTTGATGGTGTTCATCATTTTCTACCAAATCATACCATCAGCGTTATTAGTAATAATTCACGTAATAATATGCGAGCGAGAATTGAACTTATTTTAAATGCTAATACAGATTTTATTAAAGTACGAGAAATCATTGATGAAATAAATGACTTAATGGTTCCTAATTTCCCTGAAATTGTCAGTGGACCCACCTATTTTGGTCCTAATAATATTGGCAATGGCCTCGTCACATTAAGTATTAACTTTTATACACTGAACGGACAACAGTTCAATGTACATGACCATTTTTTAACTAGATACCTACTGGAGTTACGCAAAGCTGGAATCGAACTACCCAAACCAACTGTCGTCCATAATAATAGTAAATAA
- the cbpB gene encoding cyclic-di-AMP-binding protein CbpB encodes MISEEVKKMLLQDEDGNIFVSSEDVANLNVNNNLNHALLVLSKVGYTSIPVLDNDSRIRGLISMPMIINAIMGLDAIKFDELETMRVEDVMDKNVPIIDATCDLEDILHHVIDHSYLCLVDNEGYFKGIVTRKEILSRVNHLVHELHNHYRLVENLPSKIN; translated from the coding sequence ATGATAAGTGAAGAAGTTAAAAAAATGCTCCTTCAGGACGAAGATGGGAATATTTTTGTCTCAAGTGAAGATGTTGCAAATTTAAATGTTAATAATAATTTGAATCATGCTTTGTTAGTGTTGTCAAAGGTAGGTTATACCTCTATTCCTGTCTTAGATAATGACTCTAGAATCAGAGGTCTCATCTCAATGCCTATGATTATCAATGCTATTATGGGATTAGATGCTATCAAATTTGATGAATTAGAAACCATGCGAGTAGAAGATGTTATGGACAAAAATGTACCGATTATTGACGCTACTTGTGACTTAGAAGATATTTTGCATCATGTAATCGATCATAGCTATCTGTGCCTTGTTGATAACGAAGGTTATTTTAAAGGGATTGTGACGCGTAAAGAAATACTTAGTCGCGTCAACCATCTTGTTCATGAATTGCATAATCACTACCGCTTGGTAGAAAATTTACCATCAAAAATCAATTAA
- a CDS encoding YfcE family phosphodiesterase: MQLLLVSDSHGDSQILDELVEKYVEEVDAFVHCGDSELSSAYPVWNIVDTVAGNCDFDNGFQDVIVRRNLEYDYAIVHGHYHNIKWSLDPLKELAQEERVSMVFYGHSHVLKFDYTEGVFFINPGSITQPRGELKERTYCILSAHANQLMIDVYNHEHEKLDYLSFKSNKLSEI; this comes from the coding sequence ATGCAGTTGTTGCTAGTGAGTGATAGTCATGGAGATAGTCAAATACTGGATGAGCTAGTTGAAAAGTATGTAGAAGAAGTAGATGCTTTTGTTCATTGTGGCGATTCAGAGTTAAGTTCTGCTTATCCAGTTTGGAATATTGTTGATACGGTTGCAGGTAATTGTGACTTTGATAATGGTTTTCAAGATGTTATTGTGAGACGCAATTTAGAGTACGACTATGCAATTGTACATGGACATTATCACAATATTAAATGGAGTCTCGACCCACTAAAAGAATTAGCACAAGAGGAAAGGGTTTCCATGGTTTTTTATGGGCATTCGCATGTATTAAAATTTGATTATACAGAAGGTGTCTTTTTTATCAATCCCGGAAGCATTACCCAACCGCGCGGAGAACTCAAAGAGCGAACTTATTGTATTTTATCTGCCCATGCTAATCAGTTGATGATTGATGTTTATAACCATGAACATGAAAAATTAGATTATCTGTCATTTAAGAGTAATAAATTAAGTGAGATTTAA